The DNA sequence CGGCCTGGCGCTGACGGAGGCGGGACGAACGGCGCAGAAGTACGCGGACGAGATCTTCGGCCTGGGACGCGAACTGGCCGAAACGCTGCGCGGCCGCCCCACCGGCAAGCCCATGCGGCTGACCGTGGGGGTGACGGACGCGTTTCCCAAGCTGCTGGCGTATCGGCTGCTGGCGCCCGCACTCAAGATGGATCCACCCACGCAGCTGGTGGTGCATGATGACCGGCCCGAGCGCCTGTTCGCGGAGCTCAGCATCAACGAGGTAGACCTGGTGCTCACCGACTCGCCGCTGCCGCCGGCCGCGCCGGTGCGCGCCTTCAACCACCTGCTGGGCGAGTGCGGGATCACCTTCTTCGGCGCCCCGGCACTGGCGGAAGCGTATGCGCCGGACTTTCCCCGGTCGCTGGATGGCGCGCCCATGCTGCTTCCGACGGAGGGCACCACGCTGCGCCGCTCGCTGGCGCAGTGGTTCGACGCCACCGGCGTTCGCCCGCGCGTGGTGGCCGAGGTGGGCGACAGCGCGCTCCTGAAGACCTTCGGCCAGGCGGGGATCGCGCTGTTCGCGGGGCCGTCGGCCATCGAGCCGGAGATCCGCCGGCAGTACGCGGTTTCCGTCGCCGGGCGCGCGGACGAAATCCGCGAGCGGTTCTACGCCATCTCCGTGGAGCGGCGGCTGAAGCACCCGGCCGTGCTGGCCATCTCGCAGGCCGCGCGCGAAAGCCTGTTCACCGCCCGCCGCCGCCCCGGCACCCGAAAGAAAGACGCGTCCGCGGCAGCGGACGGCGCGGGGGCCGAAGAGGTCCTGGAGGCGTCAGCAGCGGCTTGCATCACCCCGCCACGAAAAAGCCCTCCGGCCCGCGCCGGAGGGCTTCTTTCGTATCCACAAGCCGGCCGCCCGCCCTCCTGCCGCAGCACATCCAATACATAGATCCGAAGTCACCCATAATCCATGCTTATGTTTCCCCTGCGCTCCCGCACCGCTAAGTCCGCTTTTCTCAGGCACTTAAGACGCGCTCGAAAGATGGGCCGGGAGAGCTTCATGCCGAATGAAGGTTCACCGACGGAGCTTGATGGGATGCGGAACTCCGGGCAGATTCGCCGGCGTGGGGAGTAGCCATCCGGCCGCGCAGCACCGCGCCGGAGCCGCCGGCCGCCACCCCGGGGTGCCCAAGCGCCCCCGGCCGGCGAGGACGGGGGAATCCGTCCCGGGCAAGACCACGTGGAATCGCACCGGGCCGCAGCGCGGCCCCACGGCAACGAGGGTCCCGTGGCAACGAGCATCTGGTTCTGGGTGGGCTTCAACGCGTTCGTGCTGCTGATGCTGGCGCTGGACCTGGGGGTGTTCCACCGCCGCGCACACGAGGTGAAGCTCAAGGAGGCGGCCGCGTGGAGCGCGGTGTGGGTGATGGCGGCGATGTTGTTCAACCTGGCCATCTACCTGTACGCGGGCCCGCAGGCCGGGCTGGAGTTCCTGACGGGCTACCTGGTGGAGAAGTCGCTGGCGGTCGACAACATCTTCGTCATCGCCATGATCTTCTCGTACTTCGCCGTGCCCTCCATCTACCAGCACCGCGTGCTCTTCTGGGGCATCCTGGGCGCGCTGGTCATGCGCGGCGCGTTCATCGGCGCGGGGGCGTACGCGCTGGAGCGCTGGCACTGGGTGATCTACGTGTTCGGCGGCATCCTGCTGCTCACCGGCATCAAGATGGCCGTGCGCAAGGACGAGGCGGTGGACCTGGAGAACAACGTGGTGGTGAAGACGGCGCGCCGCTGGCTTCCCATCAGCGCGCGGTACGACGGTCAGAAGTTCTGGACGGTGGAGAACGGAAAGCGGATGGCCACGCCGCTCTTCCTGGTGCTGCTGCTGGTGGAGTTCACGGACCTGGTGTTCGCCATCGACAGCATTCCGGCCATCTTCGCCATCACCAAGGACCCGTTCCTGGTCTACACGTCCAACGTGTTCGCCATCCTGGGGCTGCGCAGCATGTACTTTCTGCTGGCCGGCGTGGTGCACAAGTTCGTGTACCTGAAGTACGGCCTGTCGATGGTGCTGGTGTTCGTAGGCGGCAAGATGATGCTGCTGGACGTGGTGAAGGTGCCCACGGCGGTGTCGCTGGCGGTGATCGCCACCCTCATCGGCGGCTCCATCGCGGCGTCGATGTGGACGGCGCGCGGCCGCGGCGCGCAGGCCGCTACACCGGCGCCCGCCGCCCACTAACGCCGGGCACCAAGCCTCATGGCGAGAGCCCGCCGGGACGCCCGGCGGGCTCTTTCATCTGGCGATGGCGTGCGGCCCCTCGGACAGTTCGAGCAGGGCGTCCGCGTACGACTCGATCAACTCGCGTTTCGCGAGCCGCGCCACCCACTCAGCGGGGATTCCGCTCGCGCCGTAGAAGGCGCCGGCCATCTGGCCGTAGATGGCCGCCGTCGTATCCGCGTCGTCCCCCAGGTTGACCGCGAGCAGGCATCCCTCGCGGAAGGACTGCGCACGGTGGAACGCCCACAGCGCCGCTTCCAGAGAATGCACGACGTAGCCCGTTCCGGCGATCTCCGGTGGATTGCGGCGCTTGAAGCTCCCCGCCGCAATCTCCTGGATCTCGGCCGCCAGCGGCCCCCCGGTCCAGTACCCAGGATCCAGCAGGTCGTCCTTCGCGCGTCCCTCGATCGCCCCGACCAGCAGCGCACAGAAGTACCGGCAGGCATCCACGGCGGTGCGCGCCTGGTGGGTGGTTCGCGAGCTGTCGGCCGCGCGCTCGATCGCGAGTTCCAGGTTGCGCCGATAGAACATGGCCACGGGCGCCAGGCGCATCAGCGATCCGTTCCCGGCCTTCATGGGGTCGGTGGAACCGCTGAACGGCTCCCCGGTCGAGGCGAAGCGGTGCAGGGCCTCGGCAACCGTCATCCCGATGTCGAAGCAGCGCCCGGTGCTGCTCAGGTGGCCATCGCGATGCCACCGCACGTAGCGCCGCATCTGGTCGCCCGGATCGAACCCGCGGCACTCGATCAGGCTCTCGGCCAGGCACAGCGCCATCGACGTATCATCGGTCCACTGTCCTGGCTCCAACTCGAATGGCCCGCCCCCGACCATGTCCGTAACGGGAGGGAACGAACCCGGAGGCATGAACTCCACCGTCGTCCCCACCGCGTCGCCCACGGCAAGCCCGACGAGGCACCCGCGAGTCCGGTCATTCAGTTCAATGGTGTGCATCGTCCACAAGGCACGAAAGAGGGGGGCACGAGGACGCCGGTGTCGAGGCGAATATGATCATTGCGCACACGACGCCGCGCCGGTACTGTTGCCGCCCTTGGGCTGCCGTGCGTGGTTGCAGCCCCTCGTTGTGCCCGCTGCCGGGCACCGTCCAGGCGAGTTCGACCGGTGGTAGAAACGTCCAAGTTCGCCGCGTGGGTCGAAGAATTGAATTCTGCCCCCGCCACCGCTCATTATCAATGGGCATCAGAGTTCCGACGGCGCAACCGCTCGCCGGAATTGCACGCGTTCCTCGACGCCATCGAGAAGTGGCAGACGAACCCGGACCTCTGCAAAGCGATGAAGGCGGATGCGCGAGTCGTCTTGTCGGGCGGACCAGGCTCGCTTGAAGCCTCGATCCTGCTGAAAGCCGTTGCCTCCGCGGGGGGCACGGCACCGGAACTTTACAGGGGTGTCGGGGCATCAGGAACGGTGTGGGCCGTGCTGCAGCATTACCATGCCGGCACTGAGTTCGACATTGCTCTCGCGTCGTTTTCCAGCGACCGGGGAGTCGCTTCGGAGTTCGCTTGGCTGGCATGCGACAGCGGACACAACGTCGAGGTGGTGTTCGTGTTGCAAGCTGGTAGCTGTTCGGTTAGGATTGATGTGCTGGCGCCGGATCATATCCACTGGCGTGAGCGCGAGTGGTTCAGCGGTGGGCGTTTCGCGGTCGTCGACACTCGTGTTGTCTCCGACGAGATGGTGGAGATCCTCATCGAGCAACGG is a window from the Longimicrobium sp. genome containing:
- a CDS encoding ADP-ribosylglycohydrolase family protein, coding for MHTIELNDRTRGCLVGLAVGDAVGTTVEFMPPGSFPPVTDMVGGGPFELEPGQWTDDTSMALCLAESLIECRGFDPGDQMRRYVRWHRDGHLSSTGRCFDIGMTVAEALHRFASTGEPFSGSTDPMKAGNGSLMRLAPVAMFYRRNLELAIERAADSSRTTHQARTAVDACRYFCALLVGAIEGRAKDDLLDPGYWTGGPLAAEIQEIAAGSFKRRNPPEIAGTGYVVHSLEAALWAFHRAQSFREGCLLAVNLGDDADTTAAIYGQMAGAFYGASGIPAEWVARLAKRELIESYADALLELSEGPHAIAR
- a CDS encoding TerC family protein, which codes for MATSIWFWVGFNAFVLLMLALDLGVFHRRAHEVKLKEAAAWSAVWVMAAMLFNLAIYLYAGPQAGLEFLTGYLVEKSLAVDNIFVIAMIFSYFAVPSIYQHRVLFWGILGALVMRGAFIGAGAYALERWHWVIYVFGGILLLTGIKMAVRKDEAVDLENNVVVKTARRWLPISARYDGQKFWTVENGKRMATPLFLVLLLVEFTDLVFAIDSIPAIFAITKDPFLVYTSNVFAILGLRSMYFLLAGVVHKFVYLKYGLSMVLVFVGGKMMLLDVVKVPTAVSLAVIATLIGGSIAASMWTARGRGAQAATPAPAAH
- a CDS encoding LysR substrate-binding domain-containing protein; amino-acid sequence: GLALTEAGRTAQKYADEIFGLGRELAETLRGRPTGKPMRLTVGVTDAFPKLLAYRLLAPALKMDPPTQLVVHDDRPERLFAELSINEVDLVLTDSPLPPAAPVRAFNHLLGECGITFFGAPALAEAYAPDFPRSLDGAPMLLPTEGTTLRRSLAQWFDATGVRPRVVAEVGDSALLKTFGQAGIALFAGPSAIEPEIRRQYAVSVAGRADEIRERFYAISVERRLKHPAVLAISQAARESLFTARRRPGTRKKDASAAADGAGAEEVLEASAAACITPPRKSPPARAGGLLSYPQAGRPPSCRSTSNT